A stretch of Bos taurus isolate L1 Dominette 01449 registration number 42190680 breed Hereford chromosome 5, ARS-UCD2.0, whole genome shotgun sequence DNA encodes these proteins:
- the ITGA7 gene encoding integrin alpha-7 isoform X6, translating to MNEGGHWAGVAPLRLCGSLDSMFGISLAVLGDLNQDGFPDLAVGAPFDGDGKVFIYHGSSLGVVTKPSQVLEGEAVGIKSFGYSLSGGLDADGNHYPDLLVGSLDDTAVLFRARPVLHVSHEVSILPRAIDLEQPNCANGHLVCMDLRVCFSYIASPSSYSPTVALDYMLDGDTDRRLRGQVPRVTFLSRGPDDPKHQSSGTVWLKHQHDRVCGDTMLQLQENVKDKLRAIVVTLSYGLQTPRLRRQAPGQGLPPVAPILNAHQPSTQRTEIHFLKQGCGEDKICQSNLQLVQARFCARVSDTEFQPLPMDADGTTALFALSGQPVIGLELKVTNLPSDPAQPQADGDDAHEAQLLVTLPAALHYSGVRGLDPVEKPLCLSDENASHVECELGNPMKRGAQVTFYLILSTSGITIETTELEVELLLATISEQELHPVLARARVFIELPLSITGVAIPQQLFFSGVVRGESAMRSERDVGSKVKYEVTVSNQGQSLNTLGSAFLNIMWPHEIANGKWLLYPMRVELEGGQGPGQRGLCSPRPNILQLDVDSRDRRRRELGPPESQEPREQPEPSTSWWPVSSAEKKKNITLDCARGTANCVVFSCPLYSFDRAAVLHVWGRLWNSTFLEEYSAVKSLEVIVRANITVKSSIKNLLLRDASTVIPVMVYLDPAAVAAEGVPWWVILLAVLAGLLVLALLVLLMWKMGFFKRARYPEATVPQYHAVKIPREDRQQFKEEKTGTILRNNWGSPRREGPDAHPILAGDGHPELGSDGHTVPGTA from the exons GTGCTGGAAGGTGAGGCCGTGGGCATAAAGAGCTTTGGCTACTCCCTGTCGGGCGGCCTGGACGCGGATGGGAACCACTACCCGGACCTGCTGGTGGGTTCCCTGGACGACACTGCTGTGCTCTTCAG GGCCAGGCCCGTCCTCCATGTCTCCCACGAGGTCTCTATTCTTCCACGAGCCATCGACCTAGAACAGCCCAACTGTGCCAATGGCCACTTGGTCTG CATGGACCTAAGGGTCTGTTTCAGCTATATTGCATCGCCCAGCAGCTATAGCCCTACTGTGG CCCTGGATTACATGTTAGATGGGGACACAGACCGGAGGCTCCGGGGCCAGGTGCCCCGTGTGACCTTCCTGAGCCGTGGCCCCGATGACCCCAAGCACCAGTCCTCAGGCACCGTGTGGCTGAAACACCAGCATGACCGAGTCTGCGGAGACACCATGCTCCAGCTTCAG GAGAATGTCAAAGACAAGCTTCGGGCCATCGTCGTGACCCTGTCCTATGGTCTCCAGACCCCTCGGCTCCGACGACAGGCTCCTGGTCAGGGGCTGCCCCCAGTGGCCCCCATCCTCAATGCCCACCAGCCCAGCACCCAGCGGACAGAG ATCCACTTCCTGAAGCAAGGCTGTGGTGAAGACAAGATCTGCCAGAGCAATCTGCAGCTGGTCCAAGCCCGGTTCTGCGCCCGCGTCAGTGACACGGAGTTTCAGCCTCTGCCCAT GGATGCAGATGGGACGACAGCCTTGTTTGCTCTGAGTGGGCAGCCAGTCATCGGCCTGGAGCTGAAGGTCACCAATCTACCCTCGGATccagcccagccccaggctgATGGGGATGATGCTCATGAAGCCCAGCTCCTGGTCACCCTCCCTGCTGCTCTGCACTACTCCGGAGTCCGGGGCCTGGACCCTGTG GAGAAGCCGCTGTGCCTGTCTGATGAGAATGCCTCCCATGTTGAGTGTGAGCTGGGGAACCCCATGAAGAGAGGCGCCCAG GTCACCTTCTACCTCATCCTTAGCACCTCGGGGATCACCATTGAAACCACAGAGCTGGAGGTGGAGCTGCTGTTGGCCAC CATCAGCGAGCAGGAGCTGCATCCAGTCTTGGCCCGTGCCCGTGTCTTCATTGAGCTGCCGCTGTCCATCACGGG GGTGGCCATTCCCCAGCAGCTCTTCTTCTCCGGTGTGGTACGGGGCGAGAGCGCAATGCGGTCTGAGCGGGATGTGGGCAGCAAGGTCAAGTACGAGGTCACG GTTTCCAACCAAGGCCAGTCGCTCAACACCCTGGGCTCAGCCTTCCTCAACATCATGTGGCCCCATGAGATTGCCAATGGGAAGTGGTTGCTGTACCCCATGAGGGTGGAGCTGGAAGGCGGGCAGGGGCCTGGGCAGAGGGGGCTCTGTTCCCCCAGGCCCAACATCCTCCAGCTG GATGTGGACAGCAGGGACAGGAGGAGGCGGGAGCTGGGGCCTCCGGAGTCGCAGGAACCTCGAGAGCAGCCGGAGCCCAGCACGTCCTGGTGGCCAGTGTCCTCTgctgagaagaagaaaaacatcacCCTG GACTGCGCCCGGGGCACGGCCAACTGCGTGGTGTTCAGCTGCCCTCTCTACAGCTTTGACCGCGCAGCTGTGTTGCACGTCTGGGGCCGCCTCTGGAACAGCACCTTCCTGGAG GAGTACTCAGCTGTGAAGTCTCTGGAAGTGATTGTTCGAGCCAACATCACTGTGAAATCCTCCATCAAGAACTTGCTGCTCAGAGATGCTTCCACGGTG atCCCGGTGATGGTGTACCTGGACCCCGCGGCTGTGGCAGCAGAAGGAGTCCCCTGGTGGGTCATCCTGTTGGCTGTACTAGCCGGGCTGCTGGTATTGGCGCTGCTGGTGCTGCTCATGTGGAAG ATGGGATTCTTCAAGCGAGCGCGGTACCCCGAAGCCACCGTACCCCAGTACCATGCGGTGAAGATCCCGCGGGAAGACCGGCAGCAGTTCAAGGAGGAGAAGACGGGTACCATCCTGAGGAACAACTGGGGCAGCCCCCGGCGGGAGGGCCCAGATGCCCACCCTATCTTGGCTGGGGATGGGCACCCAGAGCTGGGCTCTGATGGGcacacagtgccaggcacagctTAG